The region CTCCCTCTCCGGCTGCTGGCAGGCTGAATACCTCCACAAGCGCATCCGTGGGGctctgttgtggtggtgttggtgtgcatgcgatgcgatgatgagtttttatgctgctgttccccCGGGGCTGAGATAGATGTGGGTCGCCAAGGGGGAGCATGGTCGGCTgaggcggtggaggcgcctgcAGTGTACAGACATTCTTTCCACcgcagcaccaaccaccgagGCCAGCGGTGCCAGCAGCTTGTGTTACACGCCGCGAGCCCATTTTCTACGGTGCTGGAAGGGGTTTCCAGAGAAGTGTTTTTGCGCTCACCactgttgttttttgttacatAATGATAATCTCAAcgtttcgctttccatttcgCGCGCCACAACTCGGTACGCGgcgtgtttttctctcttttttttattggcaaACAATTTCAGCCGATTAGTGGATGATGAGGGGGCTTATCGCGTATTAATTGGCCGGATGCTGATGGTACTGCCAAAGGTGACACGTTTACGCCCGCCTATCAGCCTTAATTGGTGGGATACTGACTGTGAACAATGCGCAATTTGTGGGAAAATAGTGGCTTTGGAATTCATAAATACACGATTTATAGTGGCGGAGCTTCAGTTTTCGAATTTCCCAATTGGTTTGGAGCTGCTATGGAAGGGTTTGCTTATAGTAGGAAGCTTTCACcaaagaaaaatgttgaatGCTGCCCtctgaagagaaaaaaatcagaaACAATGCTCCCTTCTTACTAAGGGAACCCCAATGTCATAAGACACTATTCAGTGCGCTGCCACCGCTCAGCGccgaaacgaaagacttcaatcaACCTGTTTGCATTGTTTCGTTCGACTGAAGCGTGCACTAGGGGTAGCTACCACACTTTCTGTAATACCCGATGCGCGATCTCTCTTCCCGTCTCGACGAAATTTCAATCATCCACTATGCTAACCATTGTACACTTACGCACATACGTCGCTCGGAAACGCCAATGGTAGCATGTTAATGCTCAGTGTATGCATAACCTAAACGGCGaccatcaccggcaccaccaccaacaccaccagccagcagcgaaGGACCAGGAAGGAACGAATGTCGATGACGAGAAATTTCAGCAGCTGAACCGCAGGTTGACAAAACATTAAAGCTAACGGAATGTGCAAACAAGTTCAGGGCGCAGGCTAGGTGTGCTCTAAACGTCTTTAACCCGCTACCCCACCGGAGTGCGCCAGACTAATGAGCGACAAACAGTTTACCAACGGACGATTTATGCGTAGTAAAGTAAACACAACGCGGTACAAGTaaagaagcggaaaaagaTGGCACCCgagcccttttttttagtATCTCTGTTGCTCGACTGCGACAACCCTTCCGGAATTCTCAATGTTGCCCGTTTTAGTTACGTTGTTTTGCGTGTTTTGCGTAGATGTTTGGTTTCTCTTTCTGAAATTTCTCGTTTGATCGATAACGGCTACGCTCCTTCGCGCTTCCTTCGCGCGGTTTATCGTTCGCGGTTGATTGTGAACGGTGGTGCCGGCTGGCCATACTGGAAGCCTTGCTCTTGCAATTACCATCCGCGTCCTTCCGAAACACACTGCACATAAACGAGACGGCGACCGAGAGCGTTGAGCGCATCGCGTGAAAATGATCGATTTTCCTCGTCTTTTCTTCGGGCGCGTCACCGCCGAATGTCAAGTGTCAAGTTCAGTGAAGTTAGTGTCTGAAATTTCTCGATCATCGATGTGGATAAGCGCGTGTCCTTCGTAGCGGGGTGCTGGCATGGTGTCTGGATGTCTGGATGTCGTCCCCAGATTGAATATGAGATTCATGGGAAGTACCTCGCATTGCAATTACTTCACAGTGTACACCGCTTAGAGGCAAAAGGAGAATAGTCTGGCTGCCAGCATGAATTACGGAAGGAAAACACCGTCGACGTACCGGTCGACACCGTCGGTCTACTCACACATCACCTCCCGGTCGCAATCGAACCTGCACTCGCAGCGTTCCCGCTCGATGAAATCCGTCCGGATACCGTGGTACCAGAAGCCGATCCTGCACAATAACCAGTATCTCGACATCCAGCGGGGCGCCTTCATTATGGGACTGTTCGCGATCTTTGTCGCGATCTTCACGATCGGTACGGCCATCTTCGACATCTACTGCTTGGCGTTGGCGGCACCTGGCTCATCCCATTACGGTTACTACATCATCTCGTACGAGTTCGTGTACGTTGGCAACGTGCACGTCCGGAAtgcgctgatggtggccgcgCTGTTCTCACTCATCGGtggcctggtggtgctggtgacgagCATTATGCTGGTGCACGCGCTGCGCAAGGAGTACGAGACGAAGATCGTACCGTGGCTGTGGTCGTTCGCGATCTTCACGCTGTTCCGCTTTCTGGCCTTCCTGTTCTTCGCGATCGTGAACGATCTGATCTTCGCGTACAACATCCTCATCACGCTCATCTggagcgtcatcgtcgtggcgtCGATCTACGGCTGGCTGATGGTCTACTCGCTCTATCTCGAGCTGTCCGATCTGACGAAGCTGGAGGATCTGGCGCATCTACGCATGGGTACGATGCAATCGCTGAACGCGTCCGttgctcactcgctggccGGTTCACGACCTACCACACCGCACAGTACCGTCTCGACCGTACCGGTCGGTGACCGGCATGTCTAATCGGGCATCGGAGTCCGCCCGGGCATCTCCCCATTCCGTCCAATTCCATTCGTCATACCGTCCGACCGTTTCGATATCCTCATCGTCGTTACACagaccgatcgaccgaaacCGTACAAAGTAACGATGAagatatgatgatgatcatgacgatgatcatgCTTAGGAAGCAGAAGTAAAACCCCCATCCGCCAGTCGCTAGGGCATACGTTAGCGCACAAGCGCCAATTGCGGCGTCAACCTTCATTCCCCCGACCCTCGTGTGCCGTCTTTCGAAGCAAGATCGATGCCTTAGCTTTTAAGCGTAACTTAGTGTTTAGATTTTAATCCACATTTTTATACGGCGACTTCAGCCCCCTGTGGCCAAGGCGACGAACCCGACGCCATAGGCAGATGAAacaatcgttttcgtttttatgcATTCTCCCACGAACGGATATcaataaattattgatttcttgtaaaataaaacaaaaaaaacaattaaacacCAATCgccattatgatttctttcttttatttccattctttttctccttcgttcACATTCTTTTAGCACCTTCCAAGTCATATGTTACATTGGTTTTACGGCGTTATGTGGTGCCATCTCTTATGTTGGAATGTCTAGTTCTTGCACggttttttgttatgttttctCTTCTACCTCACCTTTCGTTCAAGTGGTCGTTCACCTTTACCAGATGGGTAGCAGAAGGTGCAAGGGTCTAGGAATGGAATCGTTTGTTGACGCTATTCTAACTTTCCCTATCCCTAgggcttttctttctttacctcatcttcttctttgtgtgacgcattccctttttcggggattCGGGCGCTCAACCGTGTCCCACAAAAACATACGGTGTCGTTGACCTGCACACCTTTAAAGGGAAAGATAAATGCGCTAGGGGAAGCTTTCGGATTCGTTCTTTCTCCAGAATGAAACATCTGGAAGGTACTGTCTTTACAGTGCACCGCGGCTATTGTCTTTGCCATTATCATCAGCTTCTTAGCAACTTTAACAGCTACACCGTCACCGAACGAACCTCACTAGATCGTATTCTTCGTCTTTTGACGTCACGTGACCTTCATCGCTGTATGATGATCGCGTAAGCACCGACGGCACGGCACGCTGCGCCCTGTGAGTCCTTGGACTTGCACCGAGTGGCTTGCCGGTTGTCAGGAAATCTATGGTCAAGACAGGGTTCTatcggtgcaccagcaccggcagtgTGGGCGAACAGGTAACGGACGGAGGGAAAACGGGGTCCATACCCGTTCACTGCGTCACTAGCTGCCACTCGGGGAGTGAATGGAATGTATTAGATGCATTTTTCAATTGCCTTTGCATCCAGCACACGCGCCGCGCTAAATGTTCTGCCCATTATTAcccactgccgccaccgatcgTCAATGATCGAGCATCCGTCCATTAGCATACTGGTTTGTTACTTAATAGCGTTACCTCTGCAGGGCACCGGAATGTGCGGGTTCTCGTTGCAACGCACCTGGCTACCAGATCGGCAATCGGTTTGCCCGTGTCGGGTC is a window of Anopheles aquasalis chromosome 2, idAnoAquaMG_Q_19, whole genome shotgun sequence DNA encoding:
- the LOC126569561 gene encoding uncharacterized protein LOC126569561; this encodes MNYGRKTPSTYRSTPSVYSHITSRSQSNLHSQRSRSMKSVRIPWYQKPILHNNQYLDIQRGAFIMGLFAIFVAIFTIGTAIFDIYCLALAAPGSSHYGYYIISYEFVYVGNVHVRNALMVAALFSLIGGLVVLVTSIMLVHALRKEYETKIVPWLWSFAIFTLFRFLAFLFFAIVNDLIFAYNILITLIWSVIVVASIYGWLMVYSLYLELSDLTKLEDLAHLRMGTMQSLNASVAHSLAGSRPTTPHSTVSTVPVGDRHV